A segment of the Superficieibacter sp. HKU1 genome:
TTTGGCCGTATTGACCGCAATGCGGTACAGCCAGGTATAAAAAGCACTATCTCCCCGGAATGAATCCAGCGCGCGATAGGCCTTGATAAACGATTCCTGCACAACATCAGGCACGTCGCCTGAAGGTACATAGCGGGAGACAAGACTTGCTACCTTATGCTGATAGCGCACCACCAGCAGGTTAAAAGCTTTTTGATCTCCCTTCTGGACCCGTTCAACCAGCATTTGGTCCGTTAACTGCTCGCTCATCCGAGGTAATGTCTCCTCAAACCCTATATCCACGCGTAATCGAAACGCCACTCTATACACTGCAATATGAGCAAGCAGAAGGTTAGAGTGTCAGTTGTATGTAAAGTTCCGTTACGCCATTGTTTTAGTGAATGTCCACCGACCGTTCGTTATCACTCATTATAAGTCTGTTAGACGCGTACTACGCCCTTTCCGTGAGCAAATGCGGTAGCACGCCTGCAGAGTAGCGTAACACAGTCACGATTTCATCATAAAATCCGTAACCAACGATCTGCTTCGCAAAATATTTTCCTGAGTTAATCTTACTGCCTTTGTAGTCTTCCTGTTTAGCCATTACAACAAAACGTAAAAAAATAGTGCTAATGCTGTGAACACGGTGCTATGCTCGGGCAACACTGTTTAGTAAATTAAACAAAAACCATGAACACGACGCCAGATTATTGCTGTGATGTATTGATTATTGGCAGCGGAGCCGCGGGGTTATCGCTGGCATTGCGCCTCGCAGAGGACCGCTCAGTAGTGGTCTTAAGTAAAGGTCCAGTGAACGAAGGCTCGACGCTGTATGCCCAGGGAGGCATCGCCGCCGTTTTTGACGAGATGGATAGCATTGAGTCACACGTTGAAGATACCCTGATTGCAGGCGCGGGACTGTGCGAGCGAGACGCGGTTTCCTTTGTCGCCAGTAATGCGAAGCACTGCGTACAGTGGCTTATCGATCAGGGTGTGCTTTTCGATACTCAGGTTCAGCCCAACGGTGAAGCGAGCTATCATTTGACCCGTGAGGGCGGTCACAGCCACCGTCGGATCCTCCACGCCGCCGATGCGACCGGTAAAGCCGTTGAAACAACGCTGGTGGGAAAAGCGCTGGCGCATCCCAATATTCGACTCCTTGAACGCAGCAATGCGGTCGATCTTATCGTTTCCGATAAGATTGGCCTTCCCGGCCCTCGTCGCGTGATGGGGGCGTGGATCTGGAATCGTAATCAGGAGCAGGTGGAGAACTGCCGGGCCGCAGCGGTGGTGCTGGCCACGGGCGGCGCATCGAAAGTGTATCAATATACCACTAATCCGGATATTGCCTCCGGCGACGGCATTGCGATGGCGTGGCGCGCCGGTTGCCGGGTTGCCAATCTCGAATTTAATCAGTTTCACCCCACCGCGCTGTTTCACCCACAGGCGCGTAACTTCCTGCTGACGGAAGCGTTGCGCGGTGAGGGCGCATTTTTAAAACGCCCGGACGGTTCGCGCTTTATGCCTGATGTTGACGAGCGCGGCGAACTGGCCCCGCGAGATATCGTTGCGCGGGCTATCGACCATGAGATGAAGCGCCTGGGCGTGGAGTGTCTTTATCTTGATATTAGCCATAAGCCAGAAGCCTTTATTCGTCAGCACTTTCCGATGATTTATGAAAAGCTGCTGGGACTCGGCATTGATCTGACAAAGGAACCCGTACCGATTGTGCCCGCCGCACACTATACCTGCGGCGGCGTGATGGTCGACGAAGCGGGCCGCACTGACGTAGACGGGCTGTATGCCATTGGCGAAGTGAGCTACACCGGCCTGCATGGCGCTAACCGAATGGCGTCTAATTCTCTTCTGGAGTGTCTGGTTTATGGCTGGTCCGCCGCTGAGGATATTAAAGCACGGCTATCGACCATCGGGCAGAATGATCTCCTTCCCGCGTGGGACGAAAGCCGGGTCGATAATGCCGATGAACGTGTGGTGATCCAGCATAACTGGCACGAGCTGCGGCTGCTGATGTGGGATTATGTTGGGATTGTACGCACCACCCGTCGGCTGGAGCGTGCGCTGCGGCGGATCACGATGTTGCAACAGGAAATTGACGAGTATTACGCTCATTTCCGCGTCTCCAACAACTTACTGGAGCTGCGTAACCTCGTGCAGGTTGCTGAGCTGATTGTGCGCTGCGCGATGATGCGTAAAGAGAGCCGGGGTCTGCATTATACTCTGGATTACCCTGAGCAGTTGCCGGACGCCGGTCCCTCTATTTTAATCCCGCCACATTACATAAACAGATAAAACATCCGGGTCAGGGCAGTATAGCTTTCTGAATACTGCTGCTCTGGCCCACGGATCGCCAGCCGGTCGCTGTAGCACTCTCCGGCCTGCGGTGAAAATGCCAGCAGGACACGGTGCGGTAGCCGGGTCTCAGTTTCAGCGATGTCGGTCCGCAAGCGTAAATGCCAGCCGCCAGACTCCGCCAGTTGCGTAAACGCCATTCCGACATCGACCGGGAGCACAACGCAGAAAAAGCCCTCTTCAGTGATACATTCCGCAGCGCAGGCCAGTAATCCCGCATGGTCGAGTGATGTGGTATAGCGAGCCTGCTCACGCTGCTCGCTGCGGCACTCAACCCCTTTTTCGAAATAAGGCGGGTTGCTGATGATTAACTGATAACGTTTGTGTTGCCGGGACGTCCACTGCTGAATGTCAGCCGTATGCACGGTAATGCGCGCGGCCCAGGGGGTCTGACGAATATTTTCCTGCGCCTGCAACGCCGCCTGCTCATCAAGCTCGACGGCATCGATAATCACATCATCCGCAGTACGCTGAGCCAGCATTAACGCCAGCAGCCCGCTTCCTGTGCCAATATCCAGAATACGCTGTACCTGAGCAACGGGTGCCCACGCACCGAGTAAAATACCGTCGGTGCCGACTTTCATGGCGCAGCGATCGTGGGCGACAAAAAATTGTTTAAATGTGAATCCATTCCGGCGCAATACGGATTTAGACTGAGACATCGTAAGCACTCTTCCTGATATCATCTTAATAGCTTAAGGTTATGCACAATACCGGAGAACAGATAGCCGCACAAACAGATGAACATTGCGGCCTTAACGTCTATAATCAGCGCCCCACACTGAGGTAGAACATGACTGTAACGACTTTTTCCGAACTCGAACTTGACGATAGCCTGCTGGATGCACTCCAGGAGAAAGGCTTCACGCGCCCGACCGCCATTCAGGCTGCCGCAATTCCGCCTGCGCTGGAGGGCCGTGATGTCCTCGGTTGTGCACCGACAGGCACCGGTAAAACGGCGGCATTTTTGCTGCCGGCGTTGCAGCACCTGATCGACTTCCCGCGTAAAAAATCTGGCCCGCCGCGTATCCTGATCCTTACGCCAACGCGTGAACTGGCGATGCAGGTTGCGGACCATGCCCGTGAACTGGCAAAAAATACGCATCTGGATATCGCCACGATTACCGGCGGCGTGGCGTATATGAATCACGCGGAAGTTTTCAGTGAGAATCAGGATATCGTGGTTGCCACCACCGGTCGCCTGATGCAGTACATTAAAGAAGAGAATTTTGACTGCCGTGCGGTCGAGACGCTGATCCTTGATGAAGCCGACCGCATGCTGGATATGGGCTTTGCCCAGGATATTGAGCATATTGCTGGTGAAACCCGCTGGCGTAAACAAACGCTGCTGTTCTCCGCTACGCTCGAAGGCGATGAGGCAATCAAAGATTTTGCCGAGCGTTTGCTGGAAGATCCGGTAGAAGTTTCAGCCACCCCGTCCACCCGCGAGCGTAAAAAGATCCATCAGTGGTATTACCGCGCTGATGATGTTGAGCATAAAACTGCCCTGCTGGTTCACCTGCTGAAGCAGCCTGAGGCCACGCGCTCTATCGTCTTCGTGCGTAAACGCGAGCGAGTGCATGAACTGGCAAACTGGCTGCGTTCCGCGGGCATCAATAACTGTTATCTCGAAGGCGAGATGGTGCAGATTAAACGTAACGAAGCCATCAAGCGTCTGACCGATGGCCGGGTCAACGTGCTGGTTGCTACCGATGTCGCCGCTCGCGGGATCGACATTCCTGACGTCAGCCACGTCTTTAACTTTGATATGCCGCGCAGCGGCGATGCCTACCTGCACCGTATTGGCCGTACCGGCCGCGCCGGGCGTAAAGGGACGGCCATTTCGCTGGTCGAAGCGCACGATCATTTGCTACTCGGTAAAGCGAGTCGCTATATCGATGAGCCACTGAA
Coding sequences within it:
- the nadB gene encoding L-aspartate oxidase — protein: MNTTPDYCCDVLIIGSGAAGLSLALRLAEDRSVVVLSKGPVNEGSTLYAQGGIAAVFDEMDSIESHVEDTLIAGAGLCERDAVSFVASNAKHCVQWLIDQGVLFDTQVQPNGEASYHLTREGGHSHRRILHAADATGKAVETTLVGKALAHPNIRLLERSNAVDLIVSDKIGLPGPRRVMGAWIWNRNQEQVENCRAAAVVLATGGASKVYQYTTNPDIASGDGIAMAWRAGCRVANLEFNQFHPTALFHPQARNFLLTEALRGEGAFLKRPDGSRFMPDVDERGELAPRDIVARAIDHEMKRLGVECLYLDISHKPEAFIRQHFPMIYEKLLGLGIDLTKEPVPIVPAAHYTCGGVMVDEAGRTDVDGLYAIGEVSYTGLHGANRMASNSLLECLVYGWSAAEDIKARLSTIGQNDLLPAWDESRVDNADERVVIQHNWHELRLLMWDYVGIVRTTRRLERALRRITMLQQEIDEYYAHFRVSNNLLELRNLVQVAELIVRCAMMRKESRGLHYTLDYPEQLPDAGPSILIPPHYINR
- a CDS encoding tRNA1(Val) (adenine(37)-N6)-methyltransferase codes for the protein MSQSKSVLRRNGFTFKQFFVAHDRCAMKVGTDGILLGAWAPVAQVQRILDIGTGSGLLALMLAQRTADDVIIDAVELDEQAALQAQENIRQTPWAARITVHTADIQQWTSRQHKRYQLIISNPPYFEKGVECRSEQREQARYTTSLDHAGLLACAAECITEEGFFCVVLPVDVGMAFTQLAESGGWHLRLRTDIAETETRLPHRVLLAFSPQAGECYSDRLAIRGPEQQYSESYTALTRMFYLFM
- the srmB gene encoding ATP-dependent RNA helicase SrmB — protein: MTVTTFSELELDDSLLDALQEKGFTRPTAIQAAAIPPALEGRDVLGCAPTGTGKTAAFLLPALQHLIDFPRKKSGPPRILILTPTRELAMQVADHARELAKNTHLDIATITGGVAYMNHAEVFSENQDIVVATTGRLMQYIKEENFDCRAVETLILDEADRMLDMGFAQDIEHIAGETRWRKQTLLFSATLEGDEAIKDFAERLLEDPVEVSATPSTRERKKIHQWYYRADDVEHKTALLVHLLKQPEATRSIVFVRKRERVHELANWLRSAGINNCYLEGEMVQIKRNEAIKRLTDGRVNVLVATDVAARGIDIPDVSHVFNFDMPRSGDAYLHRIGRTGRAGRKGTAISLVEAHDHLLLGKASRYIDEPLKARVIDELRPTTRAPSEKSTGKPSKKVLAKRAEKKEKEKEKPRVKKRHRDTKNIGKRRKPSAEAAPQTESSEK